One window from the genome of Acidimicrobiales bacterium encodes:
- a CDS encoding LysM domain-containing protein yields the protein MTAHVHPMPSRRLPGSVTRPTRRPVHAVGPVPAPPAAARPTPGRRPTAAQFRRRRAVAAFTAAVLLGGGAAVGVLGDVPLTPSGRAPAAGSVSVGAAVPVAQGSYVVRPGDTLWAIARALQPTGDVRPVVQRLAAGRGGAPLRAGERLELPPG from the coding sequence GTGACCGCACACGTCCACCCGATGCCCAGCCGCCGCCTCCCAGGGTCCGTGACGCGTCCAACCCGCCGCCCCGTCCACGCGGTCGGGCCCGTGCCCGCCCCGCCGGCCGCCGCTCGTCCCACGCCGGGCCGGCGGCCGACGGCCGCCCAGTTCCGCCGGCGCCGCGCCGTCGCCGCCTTCACCGCCGCCGTGCTCCTGGGCGGGGGAGCGGCGGTCGGCGTGCTCGGAGACGTGCCCCTCACGCCCTCCGGGCGGGCGCCGGCGGCCGGGTCGGTGTCGGTCGGGGCAGCCGTCCCCGTGGCTCAGGGGTCGTACGTGGTGCGACCGGGGGACACCCTGTGGGCGATCGCCCGGGCACTCCAGCCGACGGGTGACGTGCGACCGGTCGTGCAGCGCCTGGCCGCCGGACGCGGCGGCGCTCCCCTGCGGGCAGGGGAGCGCCTGGAGCTTCCGCCGGGCTGA
- the lexA gene encoding transcriptional repressor LexA: MPEVDTPIVLTGKRREILDFIADQLRERGFPPSVREIGEAVGLTSSSTVHAHLSTLQKQGFLWRDPTKPRAIEVRYDPASGAAMARRPTQHVPLVGDVAAGTDVLAQENVEELLPLPADFTGSGTLFMLRVRGDSMIEAGILDGDYVVVRQQPEARKGEIVVAGMPGDEATVKTWSRRGNKVVLSPANPRLSPIELDPRDVHVYGKVVTVVRRL; this comes from the coding sequence ATGCCCGAGGTCGACACGCCCATCGTGCTCACCGGCAAGCGTCGGGAGATCCTCGACTTCATCGCCGACCAGCTGCGCGAGCGGGGCTTCCCACCGTCGGTCCGTGAGATCGGCGAAGCGGTCGGCCTCACGTCGTCCTCCACCGTGCACGCGCACCTGTCGACCCTCCAGAAGCAGGGCTTCTTATGGCGCGACCCCACCAAGCCGCGAGCCATCGAGGTGCGCTACGACCCAGCGTCGGGAGCGGCCATGGCCCGCCGGCCCACCCAGCACGTCCCCCTCGTCGGCGACGTCGCCGCCGGCACCGACGTGCTGGCCCAGGAGAACGTCGAGGAGCTCCTGCCCCTGCCGGCCGACTTCACCGGCTCCGGCACCCTGTTCATGCTCCGTGTGCGGGGAGACTCGATGATCGAGGCGGGCATCCTCGACGGCGACTACGTCGTCGTGCGCCAGCAGCCCGAGGCCCGCAAGGGTGAAATCGTCGTCGCCGGGATGCCGGGCGACGAGGCCACGGTCAAGACGTGGTCCCGCCGGGGAAACAAGGTCGTGCTCAGTCCGGCCAACCCGCGCCTGTCGCCGATCGAGCTCGACCCGCGCGACGTGCACGTCTACGGCAAGGTCGTCACGGTCGTGCGGCGACTCTGA
- a CDS encoding helix-turn-helix domain-containing protein translates to MSDALASHDVKRDRVKRDYLTVSEVADLFHVSAKTVVRWANDGRLPYMATLGGHRRFPRGPIEGMVAGQHRGAPGLV, encoded by the coding sequence ATGAGCGACGCACTTGCAAGCCACGATGTCAAGCGGGACAGGGTCAAGCGTGACTACCTGACGGTATCCGAGGTGGCCGATCTCTTCCACGTGTCGGCGAAGACCGTGGTGCGGTGGGCCAACGACGGCCGCCTGCCCTATATGGCCACCCTGGGCGGGCACCGGCGCTTCCCGCGCGGCCCGATCGAGGGAATGGTGGCCGGCCAGCACCGCGGCGCCCCCGGCCTCGTCTAG
- a CDS encoding S8 family serine peptidase, protein MPSLRRAVVALLALVAASLGPVVTAGPAGATDDPLWSHQWAPVKIGAPAAWAGSVGAGVKIGIVDSGVDLNHQDLQGKIVANASCIGTSGNAASCVSGGGQDIAGHGTHVAGIAAATKDNGIGIAGIAPEAQLVVARVFQNDSADLSDVEAGIRWVIDHGARIVNLSLGENVLLGGLLGGQASLGPALNDAWARGAIPVVASGNAQFLSGAASYANVNAVVVGATGPDDEIASYSVSTGSAKWALVAPGGDGAEQREIVSTFWQPGASNQYGYLQGTSMATPHVSGALALLLARGVGQQRAVEILLATANRSVTCGNSCVGRLDAAAAVAAAGPLPTTTTSPPTTAATTTAPPTTRPRVTTTRPPTPTTAPAPATTTAPLPETTTVAPPATEAPPATEPLQVASASKTGDDDDVAVPGGIAGVLLVLTGGGAGMLRRRKPTG, encoded by the coding sequence ATGCCCTCTCTTCGTCGCGCTGTCGTCGCGCTGCTCGCCCTGGTCGCCGCGTCGCTCGGCCCGGTCGTCACGGCCGGCCCGGCGGGCGCCACCGACGATCCCCTGTGGAGTCACCAGTGGGCGCCGGTGAAGATCGGTGCCCCTGCGGCGTGGGCCGGCTCGGTCGGCGCCGGGGTGAAGATCGGCATCGTCGACAGCGGTGTCGACCTCAACCACCAGGACCTCCAGGGCAAGATCGTCGCCAATGCCAGCTGCATCGGCACCAGCGGCAACGCCGCCTCCTGTGTGTCCGGCGGCGGCCAGGACATCGCCGGTCACGGCACCCACGTGGCCGGGATCGCAGCCGCCACCAAGGACAACGGCATCGGCATCGCCGGCATCGCCCCGGAGGCGCAGCTGGTCGTGGCCCGCGTGTTCCAGAACGACAGCGCCGACCTCTCCGACGTGGAAGCCGGTATCCGCTGGGTGATCGACCACGGCGCCAGGATCGTCAATCTCAGCCTCGGCGAGAACGTTCTGCTGGGCGGGCTGCTCGGGGGCCAGGCGTCACTCGGCCCGGCACTGAACGACGCATGGGCGCGAGGGGCGATCCCGGTCGTGGCGTCCGGCAACGCCCAGTTCCTGTCGGGCGCCGCCAGCTACGCGAACGTGAACGCCGTCGTGGTCGGGGCGACGGGCCCCGACGACGAGATCGCCAGCTACTCGGTGTCCACGGGCAGCGCCAAGTGGGCGCTGGTGGCCCCAGGGGGCGACGGTGCCGAGCAGCGCGAGATCGTCTCGACGTTCTGGCAGCCCGGCGCCAGCAACCAGTACGGCTACCTCCAGGGCACGTCGATGGCCACGCCGCACGTCTCCGGCGCGCTGGCCCTCCTGCTGGCCCGGGGGGTCGGCCAGCAGCGGGCGGTGGAGATCCTGCTGGCCACCGCCAATCGCAGCGTGACGTGCGGCAACTCGTGCGTGGGCCGTCTCGACGCCGCCGCCGCCGTGGCCGCCGCCGGCCCGCTGCCGACGACCACGACGAGCCCACCGACGACGGCAGCGACGACGACGGCCCCGCCGACGACCCGGCCGAGGGTCACCACGACCCGGCCGCCGACGCCCACCACCGCACCCGCGCCTGCCACCACCACGGCCCCGCTCCCGGAGACCACGACGGTGGCGCCGCCGGCGACCGAGGCGCCTCCTGCCACCGAACCGCTCCAGGTGGCGTCGGCGTCGAAGACCGGGGACGACGACGATGTGGCCGTGCCCGGCGGGATCGCCGGCGTCCTCCTCGTGCTGACGGGCGGCGGTGCGGGCATGCTGCGCCGACGCAAGCCCACCGGCTGA